Proteins from one Bacteroides zhangwenhongii genomic window:
- a CDS encoding DUF4955 domain-containing protein, translating to MKKVISLICISLLVALYSCDERDDLRSDIDDLKDRVANLEASIEQMNSDISNYQQMVQGKILIVGYNKDEQGNYTVELSNGETITVYSGEVDMADMPLFSVNTDGNWTYTINGITTELKDKEENPISAYPETGDAGVTPQMRVSAKGFWEISVDGGTTWELLGNDQIADGTVAASSASSIFSNVEIDEATGEATFTIRADESQVTVPIYGKDFYLTIEHSGTVTFGLKQEQRFNVQQANVETAVIENNTWGIKLTETELIVTAPATNVQNKEYEELIYIKIFSKEGYCRVVKLPVKLLTTEIDANSATAWQRFKTGNENVLLDYSYAGYNHGESAPQGAFSLGYKVFNVKERMTDKKMNARQALIDILEENDMTRTKNTSAIKPNARVVIYFPAGDYVLHNDDDNKKDPDKQQDALDSKNNNVSTGIEIYAGNFVIKGDGPSKTRLIMETPNLPTSVTNTGSSPALLTIKHTNSPNHPNNSKKLASVTENATRGTFTIKVDGTTNIKSGSWVQLRLRSGNRDLVQSEIGPMTINNSWAIAKNPTYMDTNDSYGVKITEFHQVKSVSGTSLTFYEPIMHDIDIAYNDVEGWEIREYKYMENVGVEDLSFIGNALDGFSHHGDDYNVDKNQFGWQYDGAYKPLVLNRVVNSWVRNVNFESVSEALSLAESANCSAYNIRISGYRGHSAVRAQGSSRIFIGKVRDESAGKDSKGKQCQGQFHGCGVSKPSIGTVLWNVTWGSDACFEAHATQPRATLIDNCSGGLVYYRAGGDENEVPNHLSDLTLWNLNVTGTDEHSGSFSWWLPNDKWWKIYPPIVIGLYGGTITFKDKSQLSYEESIGAKVTPESLYEAQLQSRLGYVPGWLNAIK from the coding sequence ATGAAAAAAGTAATATCATTAATATGTATCAGCCTACTCGTCGCACTTTACTCGTGCGACGAACGGGATGACTTGCGCTCCGACATTGATGACCTGAAAGACAGAGTCGCCAACTTGGAAGCCAGCATAGAACAGATGAACTCAGACATCAGTAACTATCAACAGATGGTTCAAGGTAAAATACTTATCGTCGGCTACAATAAAGACGAACAAGGAAACTATACAGTGGAACTAAGTAATGGCGAAACTATTACTGTATACAGTGGAGAAGTCGATATGGCCGATATGCCTCTATTCAGTGTAAATACAGACGGGAATTGGACTTATACAATCAATGGTATAACAACAGAACTAAAAGATAAAGAGGAAAATCCTATCAGTGCCTATCCTGAAACCGGAGACGCAGGGGTAACTCCCCAAATGCGAGTAAGTGCAAAAGGTTTTTGGGAAATTTCAGTTGATGGCGGAACAACTTGGGAACTATTAGGAAATGATCAGATTGCTGATGGAACAGTGGCAGCATCCAGTGCAAGTTCTATATTCAGCAACGTAGAAATTGACGAAGCTACAGGAGAAGCAACTTTTACTATACGTGCTGACGAAAGTCAAGTCACGGTACCCATTTACGGTAAGGACTTCTATCTAACCATTGAACACAGTGGTACCGTTACTTTCGGGCTGAAACAAGAACAACGTTTTAATGTGCAACAGGCCAACGTAGAAACTGCTGTCATTGAAAACAATACATGGGGTATCAAACTGACTGAAACGGAATTGATTGTAACAGCTCCTGCAACAAACGTGCAAAATAAAGAATATGAAGAGCTAATATACATCAAAATATTTTCGAAAGAAGGCTATTGCCGAGTTGTCAAACTACCGGTAAAATTGCTCACAACAGAAATAGATGCCAATTCGGCAACTGCCTGGCAAAGGTTTAAAACAGGAAATGAAAATGTATTGCTCGACTACTCGTATGCTGGATATAATCATGGAGAAAGTGCGCCGCAAGGCGCATTTTCTTTAGGATACAAAGTGTTCAACGTAAAAGAACGGATGACGGATAAAAAGATGAATGCCCGGCAAGCACTGATTGATATTCTAGAAGAGAACGATATGACAAGAACCAAGAATACATCAGCCATCAAACCAAACGCAAGAGTCGTTATCTATTTTCCCGCTGGTGACTATGTATTGCATAATGACGATGACAATAAGAAAGATCCTGATAAACAACAGGACGCTCTCGACTCTAAAAATAATAACGTCAGCACAGGTATTGAAATCTATGCCGGAAACTTTGTCATTAAAGGAGACGGACCGAGCAAAACACGTCTGATTATGGAAACCCCAAACTTACCAACCAGCGTCACCAATACAGGTTCATCTCCTGCATTATTGACTATAAAGCATACCAACAGCCCCAACCATCCGAATAATTCAAAGAAACTAGCATCAGTTACCGAGAACGCAACACGAGGAACATTTACTATAAAAGTAGATGGAACAACGAATATCAAAAGTGGTAGTTGGGTACAACTACGTTTACGTAGTGGCAATAGAGATCTCGTACAAAGTGAAATCGGTCCAATGACGATCAATAACAGTTGGGCTATTGCAAAGAATCCAACCTATATGGATACAAACGACAGCTATGGCGTAAAAATCACCGAGTTTCATCAAGTAAAAAGTGTGAGTGGAACTTCTCTGACTTTCTACGAACCTATCATGCATGATATTGATATAGCATACAATGACGTAGAAGGATGGGAGATCCGTGAATACAAATATATGGAAAATGTTGGAGTGGAAGATCTCTCATTTATTGGCAATGCTTTAGATGGATTTTCACATCATGGTGACGACTATAATGTAGATAAAAACCAATTTGGCTGGCAATATGACGGTGCATATAAACCACTGGTGTTAAATCGTGTAGTCAACTCATGGGTTCGTAATGTTAACTTCGAAAGTGTCAGCGAAGCATTATCGTTGGCAGAATCAGCCAACTGCTCCGCTTATAATATCCGCATCAGCGGTTATCGTGGCCATTCCGCTGTACGTGCTCAAGGTTCTTCACGCATTTTTATCGGTAAAGTTCGTGATGAAAGTGCCGGAAAGGACAGCAAAGGCAAGCAGTGTCAAGGGCAGTTCCACGGATGTGGCGTATCAAAACCAAGTATCGGCACTGTTCTTTGGAACGTCACTTGGGGCAGTGACGCCTGTTTTGAAGCTCACGCTACTCAACCAAGAGCCACTTTGATTGATAATTGCAGTGGAGGACTTGTATATTATCGGGCTGGAGGAGATGAAAATGAAGTACCCAACCATTTAAGCGATCTTACTCTATGGAATCTGAATGTGACAGGTACTGACGAACATTCAGGAAGCTTCTCGTGGTGGTTGCCTAATGACAAATGGTGGAAGATTTACCCGCCTATTGTAATCGGTCTCTATGGAGGGACTATTACATTCAAAGATAAGAGCCAGCTTTCTTATGAAGAAAGTATCGGAGCAAAAGTAACTCCAGAATCATTATATGAAGCACAACTTCAAAGTCGTTTGGGATATGTACCCGGATGGCTAAACGCTATAAAATAG